TGGGTCATTTGGTCCGAGCGCGGCGTTGGTGCCGGTGAGATTGATGTGGTCGGAGATGGCGACGATGGCTCCCTGGCCGTATCGCGTATTGATGCCTCCCGCGGCATTGGTGACGACGAGTTGCTCGACGCCGAGTAGACCGAGTACGCGCACGGGAAAGGTGACCTGCTCCATCGAGTAGCCTTCATAGGCATGGACGCGGCCCTGCATGACAGCGACGGAAACGCCGTCGATGGTTCCCAGGACCAACCTGCCCGAGTGTCCGGCAACAGTGGACTGGGGGAAGTTCGGTATTTCAGCGTATGGGATCACTGTGGCGTCCTGTACCTGGGAGGCAAACTCGCCAAGGCCGGAGCCGAGGATGAGGGCAAGCGTCGGCTGGATGGGGAAGCGGGTGCGGATGAAGTCTGCGGCGTTCTTTGCCTGCGTATAGTTATCGTTCATTGGATTGGTGTGAACAGGAGTGTTCCCTCCCCATACTAACTGGTGGAAAACCTTCAAAACAATACTGTTATTGGACCGGTTGCGGCGTGGACTTATGGCTAAGTGGAACAGTCTCAGGCCTACATTCAGTTTAGCGATTCGGAGTGGAGGAACAGGAGGGTTTGCAAGGTTTATTTCGTTGCGTCAATCCGTAGATTTGCATGGCATTTGGAAAAGTTTTCAACGGTGCAAGATTCTAGCAGCGATTGGACAGGCTCCCTCAAGACGCTCAAAATTGCGATATGAATCGCCTTATCTTTGCCGGCCTGATCGTGCTGTCGGCATCGATGACCTTACCGGCACAGAAAGTAAAACCCGTTGCTGTTATGGATAGTGACGGCGATGGGTTGAGCGATGCCCTGGAAACTGAGTTGCTCGATCAGTTCCAACCGAGGTGGATGATAAGCAAGGATGACTGCTCGGTGATGCCGGCGCAGTTTGCGCCGACGTTTGTCGAGCCGACAGCGATTGCCGACGATGGCGCAGTTTACGGGCAGGTGTTTCCCAGGGGACAGACGCCGGGCGTGGTGGAGTTGCACTACTACCATCTCTGGCGGCGCGACTGTGGCCAGATCGGGCACCCTCTGGATGCGGAGCATGTTGCTGTGCTTCTGAAAGATGAGGGCCACGGCAAGCCGGAGTGGCGGGCGATGTACTGGTACGCGGCGGCGCACGAAGATACGGTTTGCGATGCAAGCCAGGTAACGCGGGCTGCAACAATCGACGCTGAGAAGAGAGGCCCCAGCGTGTGGGTGTCATCGGGCAAGCATGCGTCGTTCTTTAGCAAGGAGTTGTGCACCCATGGCTGTGGCGGCGACAGATGTATTGATATGGAACGAATGAAGCCGGGTGAGATTGTGAATCTTGGCGAGTTATCGCGCCCTTCCGGAGAGGCCGTGTGGGTCAGTTCGCCGCGCTGGCCATTGGCGGAGAAGATGAGGAGAAGCGATTTTACCGAGGCCAGAATCGCACAGATTGAGCGGCTACCCGATACGGACATTGCGTGGGCGAATCCAGGCAAACGCCCTGTGCAGGCTGCGATCTACGGGGGAAACTCGGCCGTTGGTGGCATCGCCACTGGTGGCAGGAGTACCGATGCTGCGTTGTCGTCGGCGAACGATAAGACGAATAGCTCCCTGGATATTGCCGAGCGCAGGACGGGAAACGCTTTGGCTAAGAGTTACAAGAACGTCAAAAAGGCATTGGGAAAAGCGGCGAAGGGAACAGGGAAGGCGTTGGGAGCTGAGACAAAGGGTACTGCTGCGGAGACGGGATCGCATTGAGCATCCGGCGCCGACAGGTCTCGGCTTCGCCCGCAGCGACACAGCTTTGTGTTGGTTGCGCTGCGGAATGACAAGCCAAAGTGGAATGATGGGTGACCAGTAGAGTATCGCTGCGATCAGCCCTTGCCACAGCCGGCGCGGTAGACGCGCGGCTTGCGCCACTCTTCATCGGTGGCGAAGATGACGCAACTGCGGCCAGTTTCGGTGTCGAGCCGCCAGGTGATGTTGCCCTGGCGATAGAGTTGATAGCGTCCGCTGCCGGCAAAGGTCATTCCGTTGGGAGGATTGGGGCTGATGGTGTCGGTTGCGGGAACCGTGCCTGCGGCCGGTTGCTGCTGAGACTGCGTGACCTGCGCAGCGTTCGCCGGAGTCGTTACCGTTGTGGGCTGTGTAGGGGCGGCAGCAGGCTGCTGGTTTGCGGCTTGTGTGTCGGCAGCGGAGGGATAGACGACCGTGTCAGCGTCAGAGGGGGTAGCCCTGGTATCGGAAGCCGCTGTGCGCGCGATACCGTTGGAGTAGACCTCGCCGGAGGTTCCTGTGCGCTTGGCGTCGTAGGTGTTGTAGCCCACATACACAAAGAGCGCGAGAACCAGCAGGAGCACGATGACGATGACGCGTTTTGTCATGCTTCCTTTCTGCACCAGAACTGGAGCACTCCGATACCTATGATGCAGTCTACCGCATCATGATAAACCCCATTAGCGCAATGGTATACATCGAAAAATTCACGTCGATGCACCGATAGATGTACGTGTCTCTCTGTAACTGTTTGACAAGCAAAGCATGAGGTGGCGAAGCCGTTACTATCTCGTTATCAGTTTGGGCGGGACAGGAGTATCATCAAAAATGTGCCGAAATACTCGATCGTCGTTCCATTCCATAACGAAGAAGACAATGTCACGACGCTTTATGACCGCCTGAAGGCGGTGATGGAGCAGGTGGGGGAGAGCTTCGAGCTGGTATTTGTGGACGACGGGTCGCGCGACCGCACCTACCGTCTGCTTGAGGAGATTGCGGCGGTTGACTCCCGCGTTCTGGTAGTCAAGCTGCGGCGTAACTTCGGCCAGACCTCTGCGCTTGCCGCAGGATTCGACCATGCCCAGGGGGAGTACATCCTGGCGATGGACGGCGACCTGCAACACTCGCCCGACGAGATACCGAACTTCCTCGCAAAACTTGAAGAGGGGTACGACGTAGTGAGCGGCTGGCGCTCGCAGCGCGGCGACAACTTCATCATGCGTCGCATTCCTTCGCGGGCGGCGAACTGGCTCATGGCGACGTTGAGCGGTGTCAACATCCACGACTTCGGGACGACCTTCAAGGCATACCGTCGCGAGGTCATCCACAATATCCCGCTCTACGGCGAGATGCACCGGTTTATCCCGGCGTTGGCGTCGTGGTATGGCGCGAGCATCTGCGAGATACCGATCTCAAACCCAAAGCGCGAGTATGGCAAGAGCCACTACGGCATCTCGCGGACGTTTCGGGTGTTCTTCGACCTGCTGACGATCCGGTTTTTGCTGAAATACATGACGCGGCCGCTACACTTCTTTGGGACAATTGGTGCCCTGAGCGTAGTTGCAGGCGCTGGCATGTCGATCTGGTTGCTGCTCCTCAAGCTGGTTACGGCACAGCATGTGATGGATCTTCACGGTCCGCTGTTCGTCGTTGCTGGTGTCTTTATTCTTGCAGGCGTACAGATGATTGGCATTGGCCTGCTTGGTGAGCTTCAGGTAAGACACTTCCACACTGCTTCGCATCGTGCGCCGTATGCCATCGACCGGATACTGCGTCTGCGCTCGGAAGAGAGCCTGCTGCAGTAACTGCGATGTAACTTCTTTGTTTTTACAAAAAACTCCATCGCAACGTGCTCTATCTCGGGTAGAGTGTTGAGCATCTTTTGGCAGAGCCCGCGTTCGTTGCGGACAAGCCGACTGACGACAGGAGAGTGCCCATGGCTTCACATTATGAGTTGAAGAATGCTGCGAACGGTCAGTTTATGTTCAATCTGAAGGCGGGCAATGGCGAGATTATTCTTACAAGCGAAACCTATAAGTCGAAAGAAAGCGCGCTGAATGGCATCGAGTCAGTGAAAAAGAACGCTGCCGACGATGCGCAGTATGAGCGCAAGCAGTCAACCTCGTCCCAGCCTTTCTTCGTGTTGAAGGCTAAGAATCACGAGGTGATCGGGCGAAGCGAGATGTATAGCTCGGATGGGGCGATGGAGAAGGGAATTGAGTCGGTCAAGAAGAATGGCCCCACAGCGACGACGAACGACATCAGCCATTGAAGTCCTGAATACTCTCCGAGAGACGCCGGCTCCCGTGATTTAGAGCGGCTAGCGTCATTGCACAGATGTGCGGGACCCAGCCAGAACTGGCCTTCGTCGCTCTATCTCAGAGACGAATAGGCATTCTTACGCATCCAAAGGTTCTATGCAGGCTATTCAGATACAGCAAACCGGCGGACCCGAGGTGATGGTGCTCCGCGAACTGCCGACACCTTCTCCTGGAGCGGGCGAAGCGTTGATTCGCCTGGAGGCGTCGGGCGTCAACTTCATCGATGTGTACCTGCGCGAGGGACGCTATCCGGCTGCGTTGCCTTACATACTTGGGCAGGAGGGGGCAGGGACAGTTGTCGCGCTGGGTGACGACACGGCGAAGAGTGAATTTAAGGTTGGCGATCGGGTGGCATGGTGCAGCGTGTCCGGGACGTATGCGCAGATGGCCGTTGCACCGGTATCGCGGTTGATTCGTGTTCCGGATGACATCAGCTCGCAGCAGGCTGCTGCTGCGATGTTGCAAGGAATGACGGCTCATTATCTGGCGCACTCCACCTACGGCATTCAGCCGGGAGATGAGGTCTTGATCCATGCCGGTGCGGGAGGAGTTGGACTGCTGCTGATTCAGATGGCGAAGTCTTTGGGTGCCCGTGTGTTCACTACGGTCTCCAACGAGGAGAAGGCTGAGCTGGCGCGCGAGGCTGGCGCCGACGAAGTGATTTTGTATACGCATGAGGACTTCGCTGCTGCGGTGAAGAAGCTGGCATCGGGGCCGGGAATGACGGCCGTGTACGACTCGGTGGGAAAGACGACGTTCGACAGGTCGCTTGAGGTGCTGCGTCCGCGCGGGATTCTGGTGTTGTATGGAGGATCGAGCGGCGCGGTGCCTCCGTTCGATCTGATACAGCTTTCGAGGAGAGGCTCGCTGTATGTGACGCGACCTACGTTGAACGACTATACGGCTACACGCGAAGAGTTGGTGGCTCGCGCGGGATCGGTGCTGCAGGATGTTGCCAGCGGCGCGCTGAAGTTGCGGATCGCGCATGTCTATCAGCTTGCGGATGCAGCGAGCGCGCATCGTGATCTGGAGGCTCGGCGGACGACAGGCAAGGTCCTGCTTATTCCGTAACATTGGCCACGAGGAGAAGCAATGAAGTCGAATGCGACAACGAATCTTTTGCTGGCAGTGATTGCCGTACTTCTGTTTGCGATGGTGATCTCACCTTTGCGCAAGCCAGAACCAGTGCTGGCGCAGACGCCGGATGTGGATTACTTTTTTGAGCCGGGGACGTTCATGGTGCGCGCTCCGGACAATAGTCAGCAGGTGTATGCCAAGGTGGTTGTCGACCTGCGGAACGGGCGGATATGGGGCTTTCCTACCCTGACGCCGCAACCTTATCCGTCGGATCCGCTCTACAACAAGGCGCAGGTCTCGCACCCGTTTCTGCTCGGACGCTTTGCGCTTGAGGACACGAAAAAGTACATTGCGGACCCTCGATGAAGTAGTGTCGGTGTTCTTATTTTTTTGACTTCGGAGTGCGCGATGACGCACACTGAAAACTCAGCCAAGTCCTGCGACGCGCCACTGTTCTGGCGAGTTGTATTACGAATTCTTTGTTTCGCCACGGAATGTTCGGGAAGCGCGGTGAGAAGCCGCCACTGCCCCGCAACTGTGATTCGCGCATGCTTTCAAGGAAAGCGTGAATGCTGCCAGGCTCTCTGCCACTGACTTGATCTTGTCGGGAAGGGAGAAAGCCGGTTGGTTGTAGCTCGCTGCGACCGCAATGGCAATATGTACCCGCGACAGTCAGGAGACCGGTTCCGTCACGCGCACATCAGCCACATTCCCGAGGGGGGAATGGAGGAGTTGCCGTTCATGCTCGCACGTCTCGGCCGTCACGCGGCCTCATTCGTCTTTCGCGCTCTTGCCGCGTCTGTCTTCACGCTTGCCGCACATGCTGTCATTATCCGCGGCGCCGTAACCGATCCTCTGGGCGCAGCGGTTCCAGGCGCGCGTGTTCAACTCATGCAGGGTAAGACGTCCGCCGGCTTTGCGATTGCCGGGCCGGATGGCTCCTTTGAGATTCGCAGCACCGGTTCGGGACGCTTCTTTCTGCTGACCTCTGCGCCAACCTTCACTCCCGGCATCGGCAAAGACTTTTACGGTGGGCGGACGGATGTAATTTCGCGCAACGTGACACTCGAAGTGGGATCGGTGACGGCGCAGATGACGGTGACTGCGACGGGCATCTCGACGCCGATTCAGCAGACCAGCTCGGCGATCAACCTGGTGCCGTTCAGCGCGCTGCAGGAGCGTGTGGGTATAGTGGACGATCTGCGCCAGTCGCCGGGAGTGGCGGCAGTGCAGTCGGGGCAGTATGGCGGGGCGACTTCGATGTTTGTGCGCGGCGGAAACTCGGACGCGAACAAGGTGATGATCGATGGCGTGACGTCGGAGAACGTCGGCGGCGTCTTCGACTATGGCATCGTCTCTTCGACCGCGCTCGATGGGATCGAGATGTACCGCGGGCCGAACAGCGTTCTATATGGGTCGGACGCGGGTGCTGCGGTTGTGAACTTCACGACTCCTCGCGGTGGTACGGCGCGGCCGGCGCTGAACTACTCAGGCGATGCGGGCAATTTTTACACCTATCGCAATGAAGCAACCGTGGCAGGAACGCATAACAGGCTGGACTATTATGGCGCGTTCTCGCGTTTCGACTCGTCGAACGCATTGGCCCTGGACAAGTTTCATGCAGCAACAAGCGCGGCGAACGTTGGCTACAACCTGACCGCGAACACGCTCGCCCGGTTTACGGTCCGCAACGGCGTCTCCGCGATAGGCACACCGGGAGCGCACGATTTTTACGGCGTGTCGGCGAGCGGCAAGCAGGGGGACCAGAATCTTTACTCTGGCGCGACGGTGGAGAACCGCCACAATCGCTGGCACAATCTCGCTCGTTATGGCATTGCGCGCAAGCGTGAACAGCAGATCCTCTTCGCGGCTCCGGGCACGTTGCTGATGGTGCCGTCGTTCTTCGGGCCATATCCCGACTACTACGGCAATACGGTTACGATTCGCGGCGCGAATGGATACTCGGCTACGGGACGTGCGTCGTTTCTTGCAGGCACGAATTTTCCAACCGGCAACGATCAATCGTCACTGCGCGACGAGCTTTATTACCAGTCGGACTACACCTTCTCTCCGCATCTGATCGGTCTCCTCGGCTTTCGCTACGAGAATGAGCGCGGTTCCTTCAACAATCCTGGTGCCTTCACTCCGTCTTCGCAGCACCAGAAGATCAAGCGCACGAACTACCAGTACACGGTGCAGTTCCAGGGAGACATCAAAAACCGGCTCTTCTACTCGTTTGGTGGAGCAATCGAGCGCAATAACCTGTACGGCACGGCGGGAACGCCACGCTTCGGGCTGGCGTGGGTTCCTGTACTTCCGGGAAGCGGACTGCTTCGTGGAACGAAGCTTCGAGCGAACGCTGCTACTGGTGTGCAGGAGCCGTCGCTGGCATCGGAATACAACTCGCTTTATAAGCAGTTGTCCGACACCGGTGACACGGCTTCGATTGCAGCCTATCACGTGCGTCCCATACAGGCACTGCGCTCGCGGACCTACGATATTGGCGTAGACCAAAACATTATCGGACAGAAGTTGATTCTGAAGGCCGGCTACTTCCACAATCAGTTCAACCGCCAGGTGGAGTACGTCGACGGTGGAACCTTGAAGAGCGTCTTCGGTATCAAGCCAAGCGATCCATTCTTCTTTGGCGCTCTTCTCAATTC
This region of Acidobacteriota bacterium genomic DNA includes:
- a CDS encoding glycosyltransferase family 2 protein — translated: MPKYSIVVPFHNEEDNVTTLYDRLKAVMEQVGESFELVFVDDGSRDRTYRLLEEIAAVDSRVLVVKLRRNFGQTSALAAGFDHAQGEYILAMDGDLQHSPDEIPNFLAKLEEGYDVVSGWRSQRGDNFIMRRIPSRAANWLMATLSGVNIHDFGTTFKAYRREVIHNIPLYGEMHRFIPALASWYGASICEIPISNPKREYGKSHYGISRTFRVFFDLLTIRFLLKYMTRPLHFFGTIGALSVVAGAGMSIWLLLLKLVTAQHVMDLHGPLFVVAGVFILAGVQMIGIGLLGELQVRHFHTASHRAPYAIDRILRLRSEESLLQ
- a CDS encoding purine-nucleoside phosphorylase, with translation MNDNYTQAKNAADFIRTRFPIQPTLALILGSGLGEFASQVQDATVIPYAEIPNFPQSTVAGHSGRLVLGTIDGVSVAVMQGRVHAYEGYSMEQVTFPVRVLGLLGVEQLVVTNAAGGINTRYGQGAIVAISDHINLTGTNAALGPNDPRFGVLPNSGQRFFDMSEAYSPALRRLAIAEAAKQSWTLNEGVYLAVLGPSYETPAEIRAFRTLGADLVGMSTVHEVIVARHMGIEVLGLSVVTNMAAGVLDQPINHEEVMEIGKRIAAQFTGLLTALIPQLAP
- a CDS encoding TonB-dependent receptor — its product is MLARLGRHAASFVFRALAASVFTLAAHAVIIRGAVTDPLGAAVPGARVQLMQGKTSAGFAIAGPDGSFEIRSTGSGRFFLLTSAPTFTPGIGKDFYGGRTDVISRNVTLEVGSVTAQMTVTATGISTPIQQTSSAINLVPFSALQERVGIVDDLRQSPGVAAVQSGQYGGATSMFVRGGNSDANKVMIDGVTSENVGGVFDYGIVSSTALDGIEMYRGPNSVLYGSDAGAAVVNFTTPRGGTARPALNYSGDAGNFYTYRNEATVAGTHNRLDYYGAFSRFDSSNALALDKFHAATSAANVGYNLTANTLARFTVRNGVSAIGTPGAHDFYGVSASGKQGDQNLYSGATVENRHNRWHNLARYGIARKREQQILFAAPGTLLMVPSFFGPYPDYYGNTVTIRGANGYSATGRASFLAGTNFPTGNDQSSLRDELYYQSDYTFSPHLIGLLGFRYENERGSFNNPGAFTPSSQHQKIKRTNYQYTVQFQGDIKNRLFYSFGGAIERNNLYGTAGTPRFGLAWVPVLPGSGLLRGTKLRANAATGVQEPSLASEYNSLYKQLSDTGDTASIAAYHVRPIQALRSRTYDIGVDQNIIGQKLILKAGYFHNQFNRQVEYVDGGTLKSVFGIKPSDPFFFGALLNSLAFRAQGFEGELQYAPSNHILLRGGYTYLASVVEQSFSTDAINNGTAAQNPNFPGIPIGSTSPLVGQRPFRRPPQTGFFSALYERQKFSAALKGAFASRADDSTFLSYADANGDNTLLLPNRNLDFGFAKLDAYGTYAATRHVTAFVELGNLLSQQHIGPVGYPGLPFTFRTGLKVRVGGD
- a CDS encoding YegP family protein — its product is MASHYELKNAANGQFMFNLKAGNGEIILTSETYKSKESALNGIESVKKNAADDAQYERKQSTSSQPFFVLKAKNHEVIGRSEMYSSDGAMEKGIESVKKNGPTATTNDISH
- a CDS encoding quinone oxidoreductase → MQAIQIQQTGGPEVMVLRELPTPSPGAGEALIRLEASGVNFIDVYLREGRYPAALPYILGQEGAGTVVALGDDTAKSEFKVGDRVAWCSVSGTYAQMAVAPVSRLIRVPDDISSQQAAAAMLQGMTAHYLAHSTYGIQPGDEVLIHAGAGGVGLLLIQMAKSLGARVFTTVSNEEKAELAREAGADEVILYTHEDFAAAVKKLASGPGMTAVYDSVGKTTFDRSLEVLRPRGILVLYGGSSGAVPPFDLIQLSRRGSLYVTRPTLNDYTATREELVARAGSVLQDVASGALKLRIAHVYQLADAASAHRDLEARRTTGKVLLIP